TGTGGAAAGGGGGCAACTGCTGCGCCCCGGCACCGATGCGCGGGTGTTGACCGACCTGAGCATTCAGGAGCTGCTCGAAACCGATTACGTCCGCGTGCATTCCGATATGCGTCTGGCCGAATTCGTCGATATCGTCAAGTCCTCGCATCGCAGCCATTTTCCCGTGGAAGACCGGCAAAGCGGACATTTTCTGGGCATGATCCGCCTGGACGACATCCGGCCCTATCTTTTCGATACGGCCATGCACCATGCGGTATTGACTGGCCAGTTGATGAACACCGCGGTCGAATCGGTTTCCCTGCATGACGATTTGTCGGAGGTGCTGCGGAAGATGGATCAGGCCCATATTTTCAGCATGCCGGTGGTCGCGGACAACCATTTTTTGGGAATGATTTCCAAAGCGACCCTGCTGGACCAGTACAGGAAAGAGCTGATGGTGCAAACCGGTCGATTGTAATGCCGCCACCGCCGGCAGGCAAGGCAAACGAGATCCGATAAGGAGTAGCGCATATGGCACAAAAACTCTTCCACATTTTCAGGAACACCCCGCTGGGCAGAGAAACCCTGCTTCAGTCCATCTATTTTTGCCAGCAAATGGGCGTGGCGCCGAAAGTCTACATCCCGGAATCAACAAAATTTCTGATGTATTTCGAAAACGACGTGGTCCAGGTGGATCTGGACGCTTCTTATCTCAATGATCCGGAAACGGCCACTGGTCATGCGGCGGAACTGCTCAAGGCAGCCCGCATCGAACCGGACTTTTTCCGGCCCAAAAACTACACCGCCTCCACCTTGCCGGACGTTCCCACCAACTTCGAATTCATGTGCTGTCCGCGAAGCGTCAGCGACCTCTCTTCGAAAATCGGCTTGGGGTACATCGGCCCGCGGGTGCGCCGCATTATCCAGGCGGCCCGTTTCCCGGTGCTGATCACCAGCCCGGTATTCAAACCCTGGAAGCGCATCGCCGTGTTTTTCGGCGGGTCCGCCAATGCCGTCAATGCCCTGCGGCTGGGCATCCGGATTGCCAAGATCACCGGGATGGCGCTGGAGATCTACACCCAGGCCGGCAGAAAAAAAGAGGACTCCTACCGTGCCGTCGTCAGGGAGCGTGGACTGGAAGAAACGCTGAACAGCGTGCTGGACCGGTGGCGTTTTTTCCACAAAGGACGCTTGGAAAACAACCTGTACGAAGTGCCCCATGACGCTCTGGTCGTGATGGGGGCCTACGGCCACGGCGTCATCCGGGATATCATGTTCGGCAGCACGATGGAGAAAATCCAGTCCACCATCTCCAACAACCTGCTCATCGCCGGTCCCAGATACACCGTCATCGGTTGAAGACGATCGTCTTTGGGATCACCCCAAAAACAACAAACCTCCCGCAGCCGAAGCAGCCGCCGGGAGGTTTGTTGTTTTGACCGGAAAACGAGGTCGGCAATTCCCGTTTTTTCTAATACTTCATATATTCCTGGGGTGTATTTTCGGCGATGAATTTGGTCGCGTTGTACAGGCAGGTACGAATGGCTTTTTCCATGGGGGTCTTGGCATAACCGCCCAATGCCCCGCCCATTCCGCCGCTGCCGCCGAAACCGGCCAGTGCGCCGCCGAGACTCACGTCTTTGGCCACACCCTCCACCCGGGTAGCCGCCAGGACTTCGGAGGTATGGGTATCCACGATGCGGATGTCCATGGCCATGGACGATTTTTTGTAGCCGCCGCTAACCGCGCCGAACAGGGCCGAAGCGTTCCCCAGCAGGCCGCCGCCGCCAACACCACCGCCGCCGCCTGAAGTGCCCGGTTCCCATCCGGTAATGGCGCCCATCACCAGAAGATCGGCCCCTTTGATGCCGCCTTTCTTAATCCCGGTGCTGTCGGTATATCCCGAACTGCCGAGAGCCATTTCACCTTTCAGGGAGTCGATGTTCTGACGTTCCAGTACCCGGTAGCGTTTGCTCTGAACCATGGCCGTGGTCAGCATGTCACGCAGTCCCGTGGTATACCCGGAGCTTTCCGAAGACGAGATCGTCATGGTCTGACTGCCGAATCCGATCTTGGTGGTTTTACTGCTCTCGTCGACCTTCCATTCAAAATCGGCGACAGCCACCCGGGCTCTAGGTCCGCTGTATGGAGGCAGGCCCATCTCCTCACCCGTATCGGTTTTTGCCTCGGGTTTGACCATGCTTTCCATACAACCGCTGAACGAAAACAGAACCATAAGGGAAAGCAAAATTCTCAAAATCGCTTTCTTGTTCATCGCATCGCCTCCATTGATAAATCCAACTGTTTGTTTTGCCGACAGAAAATAATAGCCAAGGATCTTTAATATTTTGTTACACAATTCTTCAAAACTGTCAACCCGGTGTTGGAGTAAAGGCTTGCATATCGGCACCGACTGTGCTCCACTATTCATCGGGATCGGGAGCCGGTCCTTTGGGGCACGAGAAAATTCTATTATTACCCGACGCTATCCAGGAGCACCCATGAGCCACGATTCGATAAAACCGGCCATGAGCCAGAAAATATTTTCAATGAACCTCGATGTGGAAACGGTTTCTCTCTATTTGCTGTGCTGCGCCGTGATCGATGCCGGCGCAGCCATCACTCCCACTGCGCTGAGGGAAAAATGGAACGGCACACAAGAGGAATTGAATCGCCAGATCGGTCGGCTCGAAGAGATGAATATCCTGGCGCGAAAAGGTCGGACCGGAGACGGCGAATCGGTTTTCGGGGTAGAGGATGAGAAGAAGTGGCGCGGATAGCCGCAAGGTGTTGAAGATCCCGACCGTATGGTAAAAATGGTAAAAAAGGACGAATTTGCGTTGTACCGGAAATCGCCGGGTGGCACGTTTGCTACGGGCTGGTCAGGTTTGCAGCGCCTTTTTCACGCAGTCAATGATCGTGCGGTCCGGCACATCTGTATTCATTCCGGGGCATGACGCTGCCATGGCGTGCCAGTTGGCCACATCCGCTAAAACGCCGGGGATGAAGGGCCATTGCCGACACATTCGGGGTTTGACCGGGTGGATGGTGCAGACCTTGTCCCAGAATATGCAGTAGCCGTTGTCGCCCTGGGCGATCACCCGTCGCTGCCCGGACTTGCAGGTGTATTCCGCTTTCAAGCGCTGGGTTGAAACACCGATATAGCCGGCAATCGCGACGATATCCGCCTCGGTCAGGTAGGTACCGCCAAAGCCCTTGCAGCAATCGCCGCACAGGGTGCAGGCAAACAGTTCCGAACACCGGTCTTCAGATTCCATGGCGACTCTCCATGGCCCGCTTCAACGTGACCTGATCCACATATTTCAAATCGCCGCCCATGGGCACCCCTGAAGCGATGCGGCTGACCGCAACCCCCAAAGGCGCCAGAATACCGGCAATATACGCTGCCGTGGACTCTCCTTCGACGTTGGTGCCGGTGGCCAGGATAATCTCGCTTACCCCTTCTTTTTGCACCCGCTGGGTCAGTTCCGCGATTCGGATATCCTCGGGTCCCACGCCGTCCATGGGCGACAGGCAGCCGCCCAGAATGTGATAGCGCCCGTTGAACGCGCCCGATTTTTCGATGGATGCCATGTCCGCCGGCTGTTCCACCACACAGACCAGGCCGTTGTTACGGGAAGGGTCGCGGCAAATCCTGCACAAATCGTCGTCGCTGAGGGAAAAACAGCAAGAACAGAGCCGCAGCCGTTTTTTCAGATCCACGATGCTTCTGGCAAGCTGGTGAGCCTCTTCGGCCGGCTGCTGGAGGATGTGCATGGCCAGGC
This window of the uncultured Desulfosarcina sp. genome carries:
- a CDS encoding universal stress protein — translated: MAQKLFHIFRNTPLGRETLLQSIYFCQQMGVAPKVYIPESTKFLMYFENDVVQVDLDASYLNDPETATGHAAELLKAARIEPDFFRPKNYTASTLPDVPTNFEFMCCPRSVSDLSSKIGLGYIGPRVRRIIQAARFPVLITSPVFKPWKRIAVFFGGSANAVNALRLGIRIAKITGMALEIYTQAGRKKEDSYRAVVRERGLEETLNSVLDRWRFFHKGRLENNLYEVPHDALVVMGAYGHGVIRDIMFGSTMEKIQSTISNNLLIAGPRYTVIG
- a CDS encoding CsgG/HfaB family protein, with amino-acid sequence MNKKAILRILLSLMVLFSFSGCMESMVKPEAKTDTGEEMGLPPYSGPRARVAVADFEWKVDESSKTTKIGFGSQTMTISSSESSGYTTGLRDMLTTAMVQSKRYRVLERQNIDSLKGEMALGSSGYTDSTGIKKGGIKGADLLVMGAITGWEPGTSGGGGGVGGGGLLGNASALFGAVSGGYKKSSMAMDIRIVDTHTSEVLAATRVEGVAKDVSLGGALAGFGGSGGMGGALGGYAKTPMEKAIRTCLYNATKFIAENTPQEYMKY
- a CDS encoding YkgJ family cysteine cluster protein; translated protein: MESEDRCSELFACTLCGDCCKGFGGTYLTEADIVAIAGYIGVSTQRLKAEYTCKSGQRRVIAQGDNGYCIFWDKVCTIHPVKPRMCRQWPFIPGVLADVANWHAMAASCPGMNTDVPDRTIIDCVKKALQT
- the recR gene encoding recombination mediator RecR, whose translation is MDYYPGSIRNLIRTLARLPGIGQKTAERLAMHILQQPAEEAHQLARSIVDLKKRLRLCSCCFSLSDDDLCRICRDPSRNNGLVCVVEQPADMASIEKSGAFNGRYHILGGCLSPMDGVGPEDIRIAELTQRVQKEGVSEIILATGTNVEGESTAAYIAGILAPLGVAVSRIASGVPMGGDLKYVDQVTLKRAMESRHGI